From the Maioricimonas rarisocia genome, one window contains:
- a CDS encoding heparinase II/III family protein produces the protein MNLHQLPRTFRTVRHLKWSQVACRVQRMAERRLPWANRVPRPKSSAWRGSIAWETLPAVPLFETPEQSPQELLDDLEQGQFRHLNQSKSIGRSPADWQLGPRDRDRLWTVTLHYHRWAFDLAGLVVAGGAESARAESLLVDWLSDWIRSCPVTDPAARHLAWNAYAIATRIGWWVRSLTLLGRGFIDRHPDFAPRMLASLRQQARFLEDNIEWDLRANHLMRDFVGLAWAGRVFPGHHAENWLTMAGDGAVAQADEQILSDGGHFERSPLYHLQIMDDLIAVRSLVDDVETRARLDAAWQQMATFAQWMRHPDGGLPQFNDSAAFGHGTPERMFEIGRTLGLGDFRSMPGGARHFEETGFVAWHGPRWTVFFDVGPVGPDYQPGHAHADTLTIEASVNGRRLFVDPGTCAYDHDERREYDRSTAAHNTVCIDGQNSSEVWHIFRVGHRALPLDVDVQFAPGAMRACGSHDGYDRLPGCPRHSRTVCVEDNGELTVTDRIDGRGEHVVEGGFLLAPEWEACPIDDGWELTDGTQRLHLLVSADAALQRTIERRPWHPEYGREVQTTRLTWRHQGAVPLQVECRVVDVD, from the coding sequence ATGAATCTGCATCAGCTGCCCAGGACATTCCGAACCGTTCGACACCTCAAGTGGTCGCAGGTGGCCTGCCGCGTGCAACGAATGGCCGAGCGTCGCCTGCCGTGGGCGAATCGCGTGCCCCGGCCGAAATCGAGTGCGTGGCGCGGTTCGATTGCCTGGGAGACGTTGCCCGCCGTTCCGTTGTTCGAGACGCCCGAGCAGTCCCCCCAGGAACTCCTCGACGATCTCGAGCAGGGTCAGTTCCGGCATCTCAACCAGTCGAAGTCGATCGGCCGCTCGCCCGCTGACTGGCAGCTTGGTCCACGTGATCGCGACCGACTGTGGACCGTGACGCTGCATTACCATCGCTGGGCGTTCGACCTGGCTGGTCTCGTCGTCGCGGGTGGCGCCGAGTCGGCACGGGCCGAGTCGCTGCTGGTCGACTGGCTGAGCGACTGGATCCGAAGTTGCCCGGTGACCGATCCGGCGGCGCGGCACCTGGCGTGGAATGCCTACGCCATTGCGACCCGCATCGGGTGGTGGGTGCGAAGTCTGACCCTGCTAGGGCGGGGCTTCATCGACCGGCATCCCGATTTCGCCCCGCGAATGCTGGCCAGCCTGAGGCAGCAGGCCCGGTTCCTCGAAGACAACATCGAGTGGGACCTGCGGGCCAACCACCTGATGCGGGACTTCGTCGGACTCGCATGGGCCGGGCGGGTCTTTCCGGGACACCACGCCGAGAACTGGCTGACCATGGCCGGTGACGGTGCCGTCGCACAGGCCGACGAGCAGATTCTTTCCGACGGCGGCCACTTCGAACGGAGCCCACTGTACCACCTGCAGATCATGGACGATCTGATTGCCGTTCGCTCGCTCGTCGACGACGTGGAAACGCGTGCCCGACTCGACGCGGCCTGGCAACAGATGGCGACGTTCGCGCAGTGGATGCGGCATCCGGACGGAGGTCTGCCGCAGTTCAACGACAGTGCGGCCTTCGGCCACGGCACTCCGGAGCGAATGTTCGAGATTGGACGAACGCTTGGTCTGGGCGACTTCCGTTCGATGCCCGGGGGCGCGCGCCACTTCGAGGAAACCGGCTTCGTCGCTTGGCATGGTCCCAGGTGGACCGTCTTTTTCGACGTGGGACCGGTCGGCCCCGACTACCAGCCGGGACATGCTCACGCCGATACGCTGACGATCGAAGCGTCAGTCAACGGCCGGCGACTGTTTGTCGATCCCGGCACCTGTGCGTACGACCACGACGAGCGACGGGAATACGACCGGTCGACCGCCGCCCACAATACGGTCTGCATCGACGGACAGAACTCCAGCGAAGTCTGGCATATCTTTCGCGTCGGACATCGGGCACTGCCGCTGGATGTCGACGTGCAGTTTGCACCGGGAGCGATGCGGGCCTGCGGTTCCCACGATGGTTACGACCGGTTGCCCGGCTGCCCCCGGCACTCGCGGACCGTCTGCGTCGAGGACAACGGCGAACTGACGGTGACCGACCGGATCGACGGGCGGGGAGAACATGTCGTCGAGGGGGGATTCCTGCTGGCCCCCGAATGGGAAGCATGCCCCATCGACGACGGCTGGGAACTGACCGATGGGACGCAGCGACTGCATCTGCTGGTGTCGGCCGATGCAGCACTCCAGCGGACGATCGAACGACGCCCGTGGCATCCGGAGTACGGACGTGAAGTGCAGACGACACGACTGACGTGGCGGCACCAGGGAGCGGTTCCGCTCCAGGTGGAGTGCCGGGTCGTTGACGTGGATTAA
- a CDS encoding bi-domain-containing oxidoreductase, translating to MRQIMQSLKSGETTVLDVPCPSVQPGHLLVQTTRSLISAGTERMLIEFGKASWLEKARQHPDKVRRVLEKMKTDGVMSTMEAVQSKLDQALPLGYCNVGTVIEVGEGVTGFEVGDRVLSNGKHAEVVCVPKNLCAKIPEGVDDETAAFGVLGAIALQGIRLAQPTLGERFAVTGLGLVGLLTVQLLRANGCEVLGLDFNPERLALAREFGAETVNLGAGQDPLKAAEEFTKGQGIDAVLITAATRSNEPVSQAANMCRKRGRIVLVGVVGLELSRDDFYHKELSFQVSCSYGPGRYDESYETQGQDYPLPYVRWTEQRNFEAVLGAMASGQVDCSKLITHRYSLDTAVDAYGEISDSSKSLGVLLTYPEVPADTPELRTQTVRVVPAEQPPTKAAPLGRQPGLALIGSGSFATRFLVPPMRESGANLQIVASRGGVSGVQAGRKYGFREATTDVDAVFNHDGVDAIVIGTRHDTHASFVCRALEAGKHVFVEKPLALTREELDRVEAAYRAAGDRLLMVGFNRRFAPHVQKMQELLGDRAEPKAMMMTVNAGSIPAEHWTQDPKVGGGRIIGEGCHFIDLLRFVAGAPIVSVSANSLVPGGATNLHDTVGIQLAFADGSIGTVQYLANGHRGFAKERLEVFQGGRILQLDNFRTLTGHGFGKLRKMSLWRQDKGHAAEVAAFVEGVRSGTASPIPADELFEVTRASFDVMDCLESGQTAGAAASTDGGQVAAMRRSA from the coding sequence ATGCGACAGATCATGCAGTCCCTCAAGAGCGGCGAGACAACCGTTCTCGATGTGCCGTGTCCCTCCGTCCAGCCGGGGCATCTGCTGGTCCAGACGACCCGCAGCCTGATCTCCGCCGGCACCGAGCGGATGCTGATCGAGTTCGGCAAGGCGAGCTGGCTGGAGAAGGCACGGCAGCATCCGGACAAAGTCCGGCGCGTCCTCGAGAAAATGAAGACCGACGGCGTCATGTCCACCATGGAAGCCGTCCAGAGCAAGCTCGACCAGGCACTGCCGCTCGGCTACTGCAACGTGGGGACCGTCATCGAGGTCGGCGAGGGCGTGACCGGCTTTGAAGTCGGTGATCGCGTTCTCTCGAACGGCAAGCATGCCGAGGTCGTCTGCGTCCCGAAGAATCTGTGTGCGAAGATTCCGGAAGGCGTCGACGATGAGACCGCCGCGTTCGGCGTACTCGGAGCGATCGCGTTGCAGGGCATCCGCCTGGCCCAACCCACGCTGGGTGAGCGGTTCGCCGTCACCGGCCTGGGACTCGTCGGACTGCTGACGGTACAGCTGCTGCGGGCCAATGGCTGCGAAGTGCTGGGGCTGGACTTCAACCCGGAGCGCCTCGCGCTGGCCCGGGAGTTCGGTGCCGAAACCGTCAACCTCGGTGCGGGTCAGGATCCACTCAAGGCGGCCGAAGAGTTCACGAAGGGACAGGGGATCGATGCCGTTCTGATTACGGCGGCGACCCGCAGCAACGAGCCGGTCTCCCAGGCGGCCAACATGTGCCGCAAGCGGGGTCGGATCGTTCTGGTCGGCGTGGTTGGGCTCGAACTGTCGCGAGATGACTTCTACCACAAGGAATTGTCGTTCCAGGTCTCCTGCTCGTACGGACCGGGACGGTACGACGAGAGCTACGAAACGCAGGGGCAGGACTACCCGCTGCCGTACGTTCGCTGGACCGAACAGCGGAACTTCGAGGCGGTGCTCGGAGCGATGGCCTCCGGACAGGTGGACTGCTCGAAGCTGATCACCCACCGTTACTCACTCGACACCGCTGTCGATGCGTATGGCGAGATCAGCGACAGCTCGAAGTCGCTGGGTGTCCTGCTGACGTATCCGGAAGTGCCGGCCGATACGCCGGAACTGAGAACGCAAACGGTTCGCGTGGTACCGGCTGAACAGCCCCCCACCAAGGCGGCTCCGCTCGGTCGTCAGCCCGGCCTGGCATTGATTGGTTCCGGCAGCTTCGCGACGCGGTTCCTCGTGCCGCCGATGCGGGAGTCGGGTGCGAACCTGCAGATCGTCGCCTCACGAGGCGGCGTGAGCGGAGTGCAGGCCGGCCGGAAGTACGGCTTCCGCGAAGCGACGACCGATGTTGATGCTGTGTTCAATCATGACGGTGTCGACGCCATCGTAATCGGGACGCGGCACGACACGCATGCGTCGTTCGTCTGCCGGGCCCTCGAGGCAGGCAAGCACGTCTTCGTGGAGAAGCCGCTGGCACTGACCCGGGAAGAACTGGATCGGGTCGAGGCGGCATACCGGGCGGCGGGAGATCGTCTGCTGATGGTCGGCTTCAACCGCCGGTTCGCGCCACATGTGCAGAAGATGCAGGAACTGCTCGGAGATCGAGCGGAACCGAAGGCGATGATGATGACCGTCAACGCCGGTTCAATCCCTGCGGAACACTGGACGCAGGATCCCAAGGTCGGCGGCGGTCGCATTATCGGCGAAGGATGTCACTTTATTGACCTGCTGCGATTCGTTGCCGGTGCACCGATTGTGTCCGTGTCGGCCAACTCGCTGGTGCCCGGCGGTGCGACGAACCTTCACGATACTGTCGGCATTCAGCTTGCGTTCGCGGATGGATCGATCGGCACGGTCCAGTATCTGGCGAATGGTCACCGCGGTTTCGCCAAGGAGCGGCTGGAAGTGTTCCAGGGCGGACGCATCCTGCAACTGGACAACTTCCGCACGCTGACCGGCCATGGATTTGGCAAGCTTCGCAAGATGTCGCTGTGGCGGCAGGACAAGGGGCACGCCGCCGAAGTGGCCGCCTTCGTCGAGGGGGTCCGGTCGGGCACGGCGTCACCCATTCCCGCCGACGAGCTGTTCGAAGTGACCCGGGCCAGTTTCGACGTCATGGACTGTCTCGAGTCCGGGCAGACCGCCGGGGCTGCCGCATCGACGGATGGGGGGCAGGTTGCCGCGATGCGGCGATCGGCCTGA
- a CDS encoding phenylacetate--CoA ligase family protein, which translates to MDLEQLYLRLPTRLQNVVVSAQGYRIQRSRYGRAFEEQLAGYESRSNRDFEQVKAHRDQRLQAFVRHAVATVPYYRDLFARLRLKADDIRSLEDLGQLPVLTKQTVQEQVDRFRSETFASQSLQMHHTSGSTGAGLQFPVTLESQHEQWSVWWRYRRWHGLQRNEWCLYFGGRSVVPLSQRRPPYWRTNRPGRQLMFSAYHLSDQTIADYLVEMERSGARWIHGYPSVVAFVAEQALRRGVRLPVRWVTTGAESLLPHQKQIVKRAFGVEPIEHYGMAEGVANISQCPHGGLHVDEDYSAVEFLPAESGAARVIGTNFTNPAFPLLRYDVGDLATPSDDVCSCGRPGRLVECIDGRQEDCVITRSGCRLGRLDHIFKDCVRVREAQIRQDQPGHVTIWLVTAEGYGQADEEALEREILKRVGDDLTFEIAHVDSIPRTRSGKLRFVVSNLSAEAA; encoded by the coding sequence ATGGATCTCGAACAACTCTATCTGCGGTTGCCCACCCGTTTGCAGAACGTGGTGGTTTCGGCTCAGGGCTACCGGATCCAGCGTTCCCGGTATGGCAGAGCCTTTGAAGAGCAACTGGCCGGGTACGAGTCGCGCTCGAACCGGGATTTCGAGCAGGTGAAGGCGCACCGCGATCAGCGGCTGCAGGCATTCGTGCGGCACGCGGTGGCGACGGTCCCCTACTATCGTGATCTGTTTGCCCGTCTGCGTCTGAAGGCGGACGACATCCGCAGCCTGGAAGACCTCGGGCAGTTACCGGTGCTCACCAAGCAGACGGTCCAGGAACAGGTCGACCGGTTCCGATCGGAGACCTTTGCTTCGCAGTCGCTGCAGATGCACCACACGAGTGGCTCGACCGGCGCGGGGCTGCAGTTTCCGGTGACGCTGGAGAGCCAGCACGAACAGTGGTCCGTCTGGTGGCGGTACCGTCGCTGGCACGGACTGCAGCGCAACGAGTGGTGTCTTTATTTCGGCGGGCGATCGGTGGTGCCGCTCTCGCAGCGCCGGCCCCCCTACTGGCGGACAAACCGCCCCGGCCGTCAGCTGATGTTCAGTGCCTACCATCTGAGCGATCAGACGATCGCGGACTATCTTGTCGAGATGGAGCGGAGCGGCGCCCGTTGGATTCACGGCTACCCTTCGGTCGTTGCATTCGTGGCCGAGCAGGCATTGCGACGTGGAGTCCGCCTGCCGGTCCGCTGGGTGACGACCGGAGCGGAGAGTCTGCTGCCGCATCAGAAGCAGATCGTCAAGCGGGCGTTCGGCGTCGAGCCGATCGAACACTACGGCATGGCCGAGGGGGTGGCGAACATCTCGCAGTGCCCTCACGGAGGACTGCACGTCGACGAGGATTACTCGGCGGTCGAGTTTCTGCCGGCCGAGTCCGGTGCCGCTCGGGTGATCGGCACGAACTTCACCAACCCCGCGTTCCCGCTGCTGCGATACGACGTCGGCGATCTGGCGACGCCTTCCGACGACGTCTGCTCCTGCGGCCGACCGGGACGTCTGGTCGAGTGCATCGACGGCCGTCAGGAAGACTGCGTCATTACGCGCAGCGGCTGTCGCCTGGGGCGACTGGATCACATCTTTAAGGACTGTGTCCGCGTCCGCGAGGCGCAGATCCGCCAGGATCAACCGGGCCACGTCACGATCTGGCTCGTCACGGCCGAGGGGTACGGTCAGGCCGATGAGGAGGCCCTCGAGCGGGAAATCCTCAAGCGGGTCGGCGACGATCTGACGTTCGAGATCGCGCACGTCGATTCGATCCCGCGAACGCGCAGCGGCAAACTTCGATTCGTCGTCTCGAATCTTTCTGCCGAGGCCGCCTGA
- a CDS encoding DUF362 domain-containing protein, whose protein sequence is MDFAGPRIGRIGSYDDTDAIGAFVRRALTTSASLQETLGKGSPLVVVKPNWVQESHEYIPDRWLPVITHPAVIVAVVETLAELMDGRGEICICDAPHTYANFDAIVARGDLPGRLERVRQRFPKLTLGTLDLRREVWLRKEEVIVERRQNGGDPRGYVALNLSKDSLFYRHPGEGRFYGADYETEVVNSHHHGETHEYLIAATPVECDVFVNVPKLKTHKKTGLTCSLKNLVGINGDKNWLPHHTEGTPQRQGDEFPDESWTRQLELQTKRFGRKLMANVPGVGNWVYRKMRNSGKKMLGDSETVVRNGNWHGNDTCWRMALDLNRALLYGNRDSSWREADAAKHYVCIVDGIIGGQGNGPIAPDPIDAGVLIGGVNPAEVDATACRAMGFSPAGIPIVANAFASRRWPIVQGTLESLRVFDERIDDAVEIEQVEPAVPGGFVPHFGWQALKQSA, encoded by the coding sequence ATGGATTTCGCAGGCCCCAGAATCGGACGCATCGGCAGCTACGACGATACGGATGCGATTGGTGCGTTTGTGCGTCGTGCCCTGACCACCAGTGCTTCGCTGCAGGAGACGCTGGGCAAGGGATCGCCGCTGGTGGTCGTCAAACCGAACTGGGTCCAGGAGTCACACGAATACATCCCCGACCGGTGGCTGCCGGTGATCACGCATCCGGCCGTCATCGTCGCGGTCGTCGAAACGCTGGCCGAATTGATGGACGGGCGGGGGGAGATCTGCATCTGCGATGCTCCGCACACGTACGCGAACTTCGACGCGATCGTCGCCCGCGGGGACCTGCCGGGACGGCTCGAGCGGGTCCGCCAGCGGTTTCCGAAGCTCACGTTGGGGACACTCGATCTGCGCCGCGAGGTGTGGCTCCGCAAGGAGGAAGTGATCGTCGAGCGTCGGCAGAACGGCGGCGATCCGCGCGGATACGTGGCGCTCAACCTCAGTAAAGACAGCCTGTTCTACCGGCATCCGGGCGAAGGACGGTTCTACGGGGCCGACTACGAGACGGAGGTCGTCAATTCGCATCATCACGGCGAGACGCACGAATACCTCATCGCGGCCACGCCGGTCGAGTGCGACGTGTTCGTGAACGTCCCCAAGCTCAAGACGCACAAGAAGACCGGTCTGACCTGCAGCCTGAAGAACCTTGTCGGGATCAACGGCGACAAGAACTGGCTTCCGCACCATACCGAAGGAACGCCGCAGCGTCAGGGAGACGAGTTTCCCGACGAGAGCTGGACGCGTCAGCTCGAGTTGCAGACGAAGCGGTTCGGTCGCAAGCTGATGGCGAACGTGCCGGGTGTGGGCAACTGGGTGTACCGGAAGATGCGAAACTCCGGCAAGAAGATGCTCGGCGACAGCGAGACCGTCGTGCGGAACGGGAACTGGCACGGCAACGACACCTGCTGGCGGATGGCGCTGGATCTGAACCGGGCCCTGCTGTACGGCAACCGGGACAGCAGCTGGCGTGAGGCGGATGCCGCCAAGCATTATGTATGCATTGTTGACGGGATTATCGGAGGGCAGGGGAACGGCCCGATTGCCCCCGATCCCATTGATGCGGGCGTGTTGATTGGCGGCGTGAATCCGGCCGAAGTGGATGCCACCGCCTGTCGGGCGATGGGCTTCTCGCCGGCGGGCATTCCGATCGTTGCGAATGCGTTTGCATCCCGCCGCTGGCCGATCGTGCAGGGTACGCTCGAGTCGCTGCGAGTCTTCGATGAGCGCATCGATGACGCAGTCGAGATCGAGCAGGTCGAACCGGCTGTGCCAGGCGGCTTTGTGCCGCATTTCGGCTGGCAGGCCCTGAAGCAAAGCGCCTGA
- a CDS encoding glycosyltransferase family 2 protein, translating to MMAVSVVIPTHNRPEMLADCVAALEPLLTSGGGEVIVVDDRSSDENQRLNREACGRFSGVRYHFQTEGQGAPAARNCGTRLATGKFIWYLDDDDRPGPQTIHDVLSAARSDEGETVIALPMRIMLDGDCFRLIQPTQEVMSFDFVRRHGHPVNTSCAVFSRSLLERVGPWDESLLTGQDTDLFLRVAAANARCLTPETEPVRVEWSHPARITRAVWRQQVGRWQFLKKHWGALAPSRRARYLVSLAVFAPAFTFTRYRLANAMNTARRSPAESKAA from the coding sequence ATGATGGCCGTCTCTGTTGTCATTCCCACGCACAACCGGCCGGAGATGCTGGCGGATTGTGTCGCAGCACTCGAGCCACTGCTCACGAGCGGCGGAGGCGAGGTCATCGTCGTCGACGATCGCTCGAGCGACGAGAACCAGCGGCTGAACCGTGAGGCGTGCGGCCGGTTCTCCGGGGTTCGCTATCACTTTCAGACCGAGGGGCAGGGCGCCCCCGCAGCCCGGAACTGCGGCACGCGCCTCGCGACGGGGAAGTTCATCTGGTACCTGGACGACGATGATCGTCCCGGTCCACAAACGATTCACGACGTGCTGTCGGCGGCACGGTCGGACGAGGGCGAAACCGTCATCGCCCTGCCGATGCGGATCATGCTGGATGGCGACTGCTTCCGTCTGATTCAGCCGACACAGGAAGTGATGTCGTTCGACTTCGTGCGGCGCCACGGTCATCCGGTGAATACTTCGTGCGCGGTCTTTTCGCGATCGCTGCTCGAACGGGTCGGCCCATGGGATGAAAGTCTGCTGACAGGGCAGGACACCGACCTGTTTCTGCGGGTCGCTGCTGCCAACGCACGCTGCCTGACGCCGGAGACGGAACCGGTGCGGGTGGAATGGTCGCATCCTGCACGGATTACACGGGCCGTCTGGCGACAGCAGGTCGGGCGGTGGCAGTTCCTGAAGAAGCACTGGGGAGCTCTGGCGCCGAGTCGCCGGGCCCGCTACCTCGTGTCTCTCGCCGTGTTTGCTCCGGCGTTTACCTTCACCCGATATCGGTTGGCGAACGCGATGAATACGGCCCGCCGCAGTCCCGCCGAGTCGAAAGCCGCCTGA